From a single Paenibacillus sp. FSL R5-0345 genomic region:
- a CDS encoding nitric oxide synthase oxygenase, which produces MNGKDIEELTRQAEAFIRQCYAELDKTEAEMDQRIQAVREEINQSGSYTHTTEELAHGARMAWRHNSRCIGRLFWQSIELMDERLAETEEDVAEALLRHLEKANNGGRIRPLITVFRSGEAPDRRIRIWNHQLIRYAGYPGDAEHERAGDPASDEFTKVCQQLGWQGTRGNYDVLPLVISIGNGHPHVFPIPQQLIPEVPLTHPEIERFAELQLRWYSVPIISDMQLEIGGILYPAAPFNGWYMETEIGSRNLGDTGRYNTLPAVADLMGLDRSSNTTLWKDRALLELNRAVLYSFKQAGVSIVDHHTAADQFVRFQEQEQGHGRQVSGRWSWLIPPMSPSSTPIWHDSKLKEYDYSPRFLYQRSPVATCPFH; this is translated from the coding sequence ATGAATGGTAAGGACATTGAAGAGTTAACCCGGCAGGCGGAGGCTTTCATTCGACAATGTTACGCTGAACTTGATAAGACTGAAGCTGAGATGGATCAACGCATCCAAGCCGTACGAGAAGAAATTAATCAATCCGGGAGTTACACACATACAACGGAAGAGCTGGCTCATGGGGCAAGAATGGCTTGGCGACATAATAGCCGCTGCATCGGCCGCCTCTTTTGGCAATCCATTGAGCTGATGGATGAACGTCTGGCAGAGACCGAGGAGGATGTTGCTGAAGCTTTGCTGCGACATCTGGAAAAGGCGAATAATGGAGGACGTATTCGTCCGCTTATCACGGTCTTCCGCAGCGGGGAAGCTCCTGATCGGAGAATCCGGATTTGGAACCATCAATTGATTCGTTACGCGGGATATCCTGGTGATGCTGAACATGAACGCGCTGGTGATCCGGCATCGGATGAATTTACGAAAGTGTGCCAACAACTAGGCTGGCAGGGAACAAGGGGCAATTATGATGTATTGCCGCTAGTAATCAGCATAGGCAATGGGCATCCCCATGTATTTCCTATTCCTCAACAGCTCATTCCGGAGGTGCCGTTAACTCATCCCGAAATTGAACGTTTTGCAGAGCTTCAGCTTCGCTGGTATTCTGTACCGATCATTTCAGACATGCAGTTGGAGATTGGCGGGATTCTATACCCCGCGGCTCCTTTTAACGGCTGGTACATGGAGACCGAAATTGGCTCACGTAACTTGGGGGATACTGGAAGATATAACACTTTGCCGGCTGTAGCTGATCTGATGGGACTGGACCGCTCCAGTAACACTACGCTTTGGAAGGATCGGGCGCTTCTTGAGTTGAATCGTGCAGTACTGTATTCCTTTAAGCAAGCTGGGGTCAGTATCGTTGATCACCATACAGCAGCTGATCAATTTGTGAGATTTCAAGAGCAGGAGCAGGGACATGGACGTCAGGTTTCGGGACGCTGGTCATGGCTGATTCCCCCTATGTCTCCGTCGTCCACACCGATTTGGCATGACAGTAAGCTGAAAGAATATGATTACAGCCCTCGTTTCCTTTATCAGCGATCACCTGTGGCCACCTGTCCTTTTCACTAG
- a CDS encoding TetR/AcrR family transcriptional regulator, producing MNPKARYEKERSDGKQQRLYTILESAERIFSQKGIEKSTMQDVATEANIGIATLFRYFPRKEKLIVAVATRMLEPMLEYFKYVADLPLNCLEKIEMLFDFFIQDQNHLSIIFMVNFESYASHLNEPVEDVLDFNALNRKIWHEYSRIIQNGVEDGSIRADLPVKETLITLMNSFALFSRKLTMKKNILLLESDLDSDKQLELLKQIFLDHLKA from the coding sequence ATGAATCCTAAAGCACGCTATGAAAAAGAACGATCCGACGGTAAACAGCAACGATTATATACGATTCTCGAATCCGCAGAACGAATATTTTCGCAAAAAGGAATCGAAAAGTCGACGATGCAAGATGTCGCAACTGAAGCGAATATCGGAATTGCGACTCTCTTTCGATATTTTCCTAGAAAAGAAAAGCTCATCGTGGCTGTGGCCACCCGAATGCTCGAGCCGATGCTTGAATATTTTAAGTACGTAGCTGACTTGCCACTTAACTGTCTTGAAAAGATCGAGATGTTGTTTGATTTCTTTATTCAGGACCAAAATCATTTAAGCATTATCTTTATGGTCAATTTTGAAAGCTACGCCTCTCACTTAAATGAGCCTGTTGAGGATGTTCTGGATTTCAATGCATTGAACCGCAAGATTTGGCATGAGTACTCCAGAATCATTCAAAACGGGGTAGAAGACGGTTCTATTCGAGCTGATCTCCCCGTGAAAGAGACCTTAATCACGCTGATGAACAGCTTTGCTCTCTTTTCCAGAAAGCTGACGATGAAGAAGAACATCCTCCTGTTGGAATCAGATTTAGACTCCGACAAGCAGCTTGAGCTTCTTAAACAAATCTTTCTGGATCATTTAAAAGCCTAA
- a CDS encoding SDR family NAD(P)-dependent oxidoreductase, translated as MNRLTNKVAIITGAGSGMGREEALLLSKEGATVVATDINEAAVQAVVKEIEANGGQAAAFAHNVASEEDWIKVVEDVISKFGKIDILVNNAGISFPVQLLESTVDQWNKVMNINVSSVFLGMKHVVPQMKNNKGGSIVNISSIAGLTGSSGAGAYTASKGAVRMLSKAAAVDFGKDNIRVNSVHPGFIETPMSAEFVNNEKMHSFFMSQTALPRVGRASEVAEAVLFLASDEASYITGVELPVDGGVVAK; from the coding sequence ATGAATCGTCTAACTAATAAAGTAGCAATAATTACAGGTGCAGGCAGTGGCATGGGTCGTGAAGAAGCCCTTTTATTGTCCAAAGAAGGTGCTACAGTTGTAGCAACTGATATTAACGAAGCTGCTGTACAAGCAGTTGTAAAAGAAATCGAAGCCAATGGTGGACAAGCAGCAGCTTTTGCACATAATGTAGCTTCTGAAGAAGACTGGATCAAAGTTGTAGAAGATGTGATTAGCAAATTTGGGAAAATCGACATCCTAGTAAATAACGCAGGGATCTCGTTCCCAGTTCAATTGCTTGAATCCACTGTTGATCAATGGAACAAAGTAATGAACATTAACGTGAGCAGTGTATTTCTTGGCATGAAACATGTTGTTCCTCAAATGAAGAACAATAAAGGTGGTTCCATCGTCAATATCTCCTCCATCGCAGGTTTGACAGGCAGCAGCGGTGCCGGCGCTTATACAGCTTCAAAAGGTGCCGTTCGTATGCTGAGTAAAGCAGCGGCTGTAGATTTTGGTAAAGACAACATTCGCGTGAACTCTGTTCACCCTGGATTTATCGAAACCCCAATGAGTGCTGAATTTGTAAATAACGAAAAAATGCATAGCTTCTTTATGTCCCAGACTGCATTGCCACGCGTTGGACGTGCTTCTGAAGTAGCTGAAGCTGTATTGTTCTTGGCTTCTGATGAAGCTTCATACATTACAGGCGTTGAGCTGCCAGTTGATGGCGGAGTCGTGGCTAAATAA